In the Pontibacillus yanchengensis genome, one interval contains:
- the cysK gene encoding cysteine synthase A: MRVVNNMAELIGDTPLVKLNRINPEGGADVYVKLEMFNPSGSVKDRAAYNMMVEAEKSGDLKEGSTIIEPTSGNTGIGLAMNAAARGYRSILVMPDTMTQERINLLKAYGAEVELTPGADKMPGAIKRAEELAKEIPESFIPMQFKNTANPDAHRNSTATEIIEAMDELGKPLAAFVSTAGTGGTVTGTGETLKEHYKDVSVHVVEPEGSPVLSGGKPGKHKLVGTSPGFIPEILNQDVYDEIFKISDEIAYDITRRLAREEGILVGPSAGAACYAAMEVAKRKEPGEVVVVIAPDTGERYLSGDLFRFNE, from the coding sequence ATGCGTGTTGTAAACAATATGGCAGAGTTAATTGGAGATACTCCACTAGTTAAATTAAATCGCATCAACCCTGAAGGTGGTGCAGATGTATATGTGAAGCTAGAAATGTTTAACCCTAGTGGAAGCGTGAAAGACCGTGCCGCTTATAATATGATGGTTGAGGCCGAGAAATCTGGCGACTTAAAAGAAGGATCTACCATCATTGAGCCAACTAGCGGAAATACAGGCATCGGACTTGCAATGAATGCAGCAGCTCGTGGATACCGTTCTATTCTAGTGATGCCAGATACAATGACACAAGAACGAATCAACTTATTAAAAGCCTATGGTGCTGAGGTTGAGCTAACTCCCGGTGCCGATAAAATGCCTGGTGCTATTAAGCGTGCTGAGGAATTGGCAAAAGAGATTCCAGAGAGTTTCATTCCTATGCAGTTCAAAAATACAGCTAATCCTGACGCTCATCGTAACTCGACTGCTACGGAAATCATTGAAGCAATGGATGAATTAGGTAAACCATTGGCAGCATTTGTCTCCACTGCTGGTACAGGTGGTACTGTGACTGGTACAGGAGAAACCTTAAAAGAGCATTACAAGGATGTATCCGTTCATGTGGTTGAACCAGAAGGCTCGCCAGTTCTATCTGGAGGGAAACCCGGGAAGCATAAGCTTGTCGGAACAAGTCCTGGATTTATCCCTGAGATTTTAAATCAAGATGTATATGATGAGATTTTCAAAATATCAGATGAGATTGCCTACGATATTACACGACGCTTGGCTCGAGAGGAAGGCATTTTAGTCGGCCCTTCTGCTGGAGCAGCTTGCTATGCTGCTATGGAAGTGGCCAAACGCAAAGAACCAGGTGAAGTTGTTGTTGTTATTGCACCTGACACAGGCGAGCGCTATCTTTCTGGTGATTTATTTCGATTTAACGAATAA
- a CDS encoding glycosyltransferase family 4 protein — translation MKIAIFTDTFTPQVNGVTQTFQLFVDYLDEQGMEYRLFVPETKEENLFSNQIHRFTSVPFYLYPECRFSFPKMSHIRRQLEEFQPDLIHIATPFTIGLSGLYYGKKLNIPIVGSYHTHFDRYLRYYDLHFLSKWIWEYMRWFHQSFRATFVPSVETKQELLKHGFHDVGIWSRGVDCKKFKPLQDDEPLRSRYNIKASHILSYVGRLAPEKDLHTLMEAAEQLPDHIKDQVHWLIVGDGPTADEMKKQAPDNMSFTGYLNGEDLAEVYGASSLFVFPSTTETFGNVVLEALACGTPAIGARAGGVQEIISHNQTGFLCNPGEVDDFIASISNAVENESKLKKMSYEAREYALKRSWSSIFEDLLAQYEKAIQVEERSVAL, via the coding sequence ATGAAGATCGCTATTTTTACCGATACGTTTACACCTCAGGTAAACGGAGTTACGCAGACATTTCAATTGTTTGTAGATTATCTAGATGAACAAGGTATGGAGTATCGTTTATTTGTTCCCGAGACGAAGGAAGAAAATCTGTTCTCCAATCAAATCCACCGTTTTACAAGTGTACCTTTTTACTTGTACCCAGAGTGTCGTTTCTCATTTCCGAAGATGAGTCATATCCGCAGGCAGTTAGAGGAATTTCAGCCCGATTTAATCCATATCGCTACACCGTTCACTATTGGTTTAAGCGGCTTGTATTATGGTAAAAAATTGAACATTCCAATTGTAGGCTCCTATCACACTCACTTTGACCGTTACTTAAGGTACTACGACCTACATTTTCTATCGAAATGGATATGGGAATATATGCGCTGGTTTCATCAATCGTTCCGAGCCACGTTTGTACCATCTGTAGAAACAAAACAAGAGCTTCTAAAACACGGTTTTCACGACGTTGGGATTTGGAGTCGTGGAGTGGATTGTAAAAAATTCAAACCACTTCAAGATGATGAACCTTTACGTTCTAGATACAATATAAAGGCTTCACATATTTTATCCTATGTTGGCCGTCTTGCTCCTGAAAAAGATTTGCATACCCTGATGGAAGCGGCTGAACAACTCCCTGACCACATAAAAGATCAAGTACATTGGTTGATTGTAGGAGATGGACCTACGGCTGATGAAATGAAGAAGCAAGCACCAGACAATATGAGTTTTACCGGGTATTTGAATGGAGAAGACCTTGCAGAAGTGTACGGTGCTTCCAGTTTATTTGTTTTCCCTTCCACTACTGAAACATTCGGAAATGTCGTTTTGGAGGCGTTAGCTTGTGGAACCCCTGCGATAGGTGCAAGGGCAGGAGGAGTTCAGGAAATTATTTCTCATAATCAAACCGGATTTTTATGCAACCCAGGAGAAGTGGATGATTTTATTGCGTCCATATCCAATGCAGTCGAAAATGAAAGTAAATTAAAAAAGATGAGCTATGAAGCTAGAGAATATGCACTGAAGCGTTCATGGTCCTCTATTTTCGAGGATCTATTAGCTCAATATGAAAAAGCTATTCAAGTTGAAGAACGCTCTGTTGCTTTATAG
- a CDS encoding MFS transporter, whose protein sequence is MNTEQLANRNLLIMWFANFFIAGSMTMVMPFLSLYIETFGQFSDQYVQRWSGLTFGVTFFTAFIFSPIWGRIGDHYGRKMILVISGIGLAFCVFLMGFVTSVLQLFVLRLFMGVFTGFISMSQALISTQTPKEVSGRALGTLQTGNVSGSLMGPLFGGILADTVGFSSTFQLTSITLFIAAMFVLLGVQEYRIKTEDESAQPYSRKEVLSYVLAHPILITVMIVSMFVQIAHFSIQPILALYVSELHGPINLAFYSGIAFSIAGLGNLLMARKWGKIADSIGYEKVLVFLLVASGIIYLPGAFVDNIWQLVALRFLLGITIGGIIPVRTAYIRQVAPVSIQGEVLGYSTSLRFLGNIMGPALGGLLASAYGFTSVFFTTTALLLISGLSFGLVLQKQPKAIGRYSS, encoded by the coding sequence ATGAATACAGAACAACTTGCAAACCGAAATTTGCTTATCATGTGGTTTGCGAATTTTTTCATTGCGGGAAGTATGACGATGGTTATGCCATTTTTGTCTTTATACATTGAGACGTTTGGTCAGTTTTCTGATCAGTACGTGCAACGTTGGTCAGGATTAACATTTGGAGTAACCTTTTTTACAGCATTTATTTTTTCCCCTATATGGGGACGTATTGGAGATCATTATGGACGAAAAATGATTCTTGTGATATCAGGTATAGGTTTAGCGTTTTGTGTATTCCTCATGGGGTTTGTCACTTCTGTCCTACAATTATTTGTTTTACGTCTTTTCATGGGTGTATTTACCGGATTTATTTCCATGTCCCAGGCTTTAATTTCTACGCAAACACCAAAAGAAGTATCTGGAAGAGCACTAGGGACACTTCAGACAGGAAATGTTTCTGGGAGTTTGATGGGGCCGTTGTTCGGAGGAATACTAGCTGACACGGTAGGTTTTTCTAGTACATTTCAACTAACCTCCATCACCTTGTTTATCGCAGCAATGTTCGTCCTTTTAGGGGTACAAGAATATAGAATCAAGACCGAAGATGAGTCCGCTCAGCCTTATTCACGTAAAGAAGTGCTCAGCTATGTTTTGGCCCATCCTATATTGATTACGGTTATGATAGTCTCCATGTTCGTACAAATTGCTCACTTCAGTATTCAGCCTATTTTAGCCCTTTATGTAAGTGAATTGCATGGACCTATTAATCTGGCATTCTACTCTGGTATCGCCTTTTCTATTGCTGGTTTAGGTAATCTCCTCATGGCGCGAAAATGGGGAAAGATTGCTGATTCCATAGGCTATGAAAAAGTACTCGTGTTCTTGCTTGTAGCCTCAGGCATTATTTATTTACCAGGAGCTTTTGTAGACAACATCTGGCAGCTCGTTGCCTTACGTTTCTTATTAGGTATTACGATTGGTGGAATTATCCCTGTTAGAACCGCTTATATTCGCCAAGTGGCCCCCGTGTCCATTCAAGGTGAGGTACTTGGTTATAGCACAAGTTTACGTTTCCTAGGAAATATTATGGGACCTGCTTTAGGTGGATTGCTTGCTAGTGCGTATGGCTTTACGTCCGTTTTCTTTACCACTACCGCGTTATTGCTTATCAGTGGTTTGAGTTTTGGTTTGGTACTTCAAAAACAACCAAAAGCTATTGGTAGGTACAGCTCTTGA
- the ggt gene encoding gamma-glutamyltransferase, whose product MLQFDSLYSPYHSKRTTTVANQGMVATSQPLAAQVGLDMMKKGGNAIDAAIAAAATLTVVEPTSNGIGGDAFALVWTKGKLHGLNGSGPAPQSISIDKVKAQGYDEMPTHGWVPVTVPGVPSAWAELSDRFGNLSFKDLLEPAIHYAEKGFPISPTLGKFWRATYEAFRQKLTNEAFTSWFETFAPNGRAPYVGEVWGSADMAQTLQSIANTKGVAFYKGDIADQIASFSEQYGGYLLKEDLANYSPEWVDPISIQYKGYDVWEIPPNGQGLIALQALNILKGYEITEKESVDTYHKQMEAMKLAFTDGKSYITEEMNMSVSVKRLLSEEYAEERRKLIGHNAITPEAGTPPKGGTVYLATADNEGNMVSFIQSNYMGFGSGLVVPGTGIALQNRGHSFSLNPHHDNALAGGKRTYHTIIPGFLTKGNEAVGPFGVMGGFMQPQGHLQVMMNTIDFNMNPQSALDAPRWQWLEKKKIIVEPTFPSHIAEALTRKGHHIQVELETGSFGRGQIIWRDPNTGTLYGGTESRTDGTIAAY is encoded by the coding sequence ATGCTTCAATTTGATTCATTGTATTCCCCGTATCATTCAAAGCGTACAACAACCGTTGCTAACCAAGGCATGGTGGCCACTTCCCAACCACTAGCCGCTCAGGTTGGTCTAGACATGATGAAAAAAGGAGGCAACGCAATTGATGCTGCAATTGCTGCAGCAGCTACATTAACAGTCGTTGAACCTACTTCAAATGGAATCGGTGGGGATGCCTTCGCCTTGGTTTGGACGAAAGGAAAACTACATGGTTTAAACGGAAGCGGGCCTGCTCCACAGTCTATTTCTATTGATAAAGTAAAAGCTCAAGGGTATGATGAAATGCCCACACATGGATGGGTGCCTGTCACTGTTCCGGGAGTTCCTTCAGCTTGGGCAGAGCTATCTGATCGCTTTGGTAATTTATCGTTTAAAGACCTATTAGAACCTGCCATACACTACGCTGAAAAAGGCTTCCCAATTTCCCCAACATTAGGAAAGTTTTGGAGAGCGACTTACGAAGCTTTCCGTCAAAAGCTTACTAACGAAGCCTTTACATCATGGTTCGAAACATTTGCTCCGAATGGCAGGGCACCATACGTAGGAGAAGTATGGGGTTCTGCTGATATGGCTCAAACATTGCAGTCCATCGCAAATACAAAGGGGGTAGCTTTTTATAAAGGCGATATAGCAGATCAAATTGCCTCTTTTTCCGAGCAATATGGTGGTTATTTACTGAAAGAAGACCTAGCAAACTACTCTCCTGAGTGGGTAGATCCGATATCCATACAATATAAAGGTTATGATGTTTGGGAGATTCCACCAAACGGACAAGGACTAATTGCGTTACAAGCCTTAAATATCTTAAAAGGATATGAGATTACCGAAAAAGAGTCAGTTGATACGTATCATAAACAAATGGAAGCAATGAAACTCGCCTTTACGGATGGAAAATCATATATTACCGAGGAAATGAACATGTCTGTATCCGTTAAGAGATTACTGTCTGAAGAATATGCAGAGGAAAGAAGGAAACTTATAGGGCATAACGCCATTACACCTGAAGCTGGTACTCCACCAAAAGGCGGAACCGTTTATCTAGCAACAGCAGACAACGAAGGAAATATGGTCTCTTTTATTCAGAGCAATTACATGGGATTTGGCTCTGGATTGGTCGTGCCAGGAACAGGTATCGCTCTTCAAAACAGAGGTCATAGTTTCTCTTTAAATCCCCACCATGACAATGCATTAGCTGGCGGGAAACGCACCTACCATACGATAATACCAGGGTTCCTAACCAAAGGAAATGAGGCTGTTGGACCTTTTGGTGTGATGGGTGGATTTATGCAACCGCAGGGACACCTTCAAGTCATGATGAATACGATCGATTTCAATATGAATCCACAATCAGCTCTAGATGCACCACGCTGGCAATGGCTAGAGAAGAAAAAAATCATTGTCGAACCAACATTTCCATCTCATATTGCAGAAGCCCTTACTCGAAAAGGGCATCACATTCAAGTTGAGCTTGAAACAGGATCATTCGGAAGGGGACAAATCATTTGGCGTGATCCTAATACTGGCACCTTATATGGTGGTACAGAATCACGAACAGACGGCACGATTGCTGCTTATTAA
- a CDS encoding NAD(P)H-binding protein: protein MNIIVFGAGGRTGQEVVKQALGEGHHVTAFVRTPSKLTIKHPNLASLKGNTLDEQAVWKGVEGHDAVISCLGTDGLKKSTALAKSTENIVKAMKDHEIKRIAYTASAGIHNEIPGVTGVMAGVILRNVLADHKRAYELLKESNLKWTVARPLRLDSDPVTRKYRTTDEGVPSKGKRIARADVAHFLLKAVTEDTFVSKSVGLAY from the coding sequence GTGAATATTATTGTATTTGGTGCAGGGGGACGTACGGGACAAGAGGTTGTCAAGCAAGCCTTAGGAGAAGGCCATCATGTAACAGCATTCGTGAGAACACCATCAAAATTAACCATCAAACATCCTAACTTAGCTAGTTTAAAAGGGAACACTCTTGATGAACAAGCTGTATGGAAAGGTGTTGAGGGCCATGATGCCGTAATATCTTGCCTTGGTACGGATGGTCTAAAGAAATCAACTGCCCTAGCGAAAAGTACAGAAAATATTGTAAAGGCAATGAAGGATCATGAAATAAAAAGAATTGCTTATACAGCATCTGCAGGCATTCACAATGAAATTCCTGGTGTAACAGGTGTTATGGCTGGAGTCATTTTACGAAACGTATTAGCAGATCATAAACGTGCATATGAACTTCTGAAAGAGAGCAACCTTAAATGGACAGTAGCTAGACCTTTACGTTTAGATAGTGATCCTGTAACTCGCAAATACCGAACAACTGATGAAGGTGTTCCTTCAAAAGGAAAAAGAATTGCTCGTGCCGATGTAGCTCACTTTTTACTCAAAGCTGTTACAGAAGATACATTTGTCTCTAAGTCTGTTGGACTAGCATATTAG
- a CDS encoding DinB family protein, which yields MKEEMIFKQMEFVRTRTLKALEATTEDQADVIPEGFNNSIRWNFGHILVNHENLLAGFLQKEKEIPSHYIDLFNARTSPIDWQTDPPSLDELRMHLSQQVEAMRTHYQGRLEEERETPFTLGSIMEFSTLGELFTFSNWHEGLHQGAITSLKRAQGIEKS from the coding sequence TTGAAGGAAGAGATGATCTTTAAACAGATGGAATTTGTTCGAACACGTACCCTAAAAGCCTTAGAAGCAACGACAGAAGATCAGGCCGATGTCATACCTGAAGGATTTAACAATTCAATTCGATGGAACTTCGGACACATATTGGTTAACCACGAGAACTTACTAGCTGGCTTTCTTCAAAAAGAGAAAGAAATTCCATCCCATTACATTGACTTATTTAACGCTCGTACAAGCCCAATAGATTGGCAAACAGACCCACCTTCTCTGGATGAACTCCGCATGCACTTGTCTCAACAGGTTGAAGCCATGCGTACGCACTATCAAGGACGTCTTGAAGAAGAACGAGAAACACCTTTTACGTTAGGTTCTATCATGGAATTCTCAACATTAGGGGAGCTCTTTACGTTTTCAAACTGGCATGAAGGACTTCATCAAGGAGCGATTACAAGTTTAAAACGAGCGCAGGGGATAGAGAAATCATAA
- a CDS encoding UDP-glucose dehydrogenase family protein, producing the protein MKNIAVVGTGYVGLVTGVCLADLGHHVICIDVDEEKVSHMRKGYSPIYEPQLEGLMKKNIEEGRLTFTTNHAWGIPNMDVIFLAVGTPQQQDGSADLTYVQRAVNDIAQHINRDVIVVNKSTVPVGTNESIQQYFNQHVGELGRVDVVSNPEFLREGSAVYDMFHGDRIIIGAENEGAALLVEELYRRLKLPVVKTDIRSAEMIKYASNAFLATKISFINEISSICEKVGANIEDVAYGMGKDRRIGTQFLQAGIGYGGSCFPKDTNALVQIAGNVEHKFDLLESVIHVNNRQQVLLVKKAKERFGSLHGKRVAMLGLAFKPKTDDIRESASVVVANELIQEGAYVTAYDPIAMPNASKVLNVEFANSTAEALQDADAALIITEWDEFKQLPLSTFSEQMRVPMVFDGRNCYTLEAIQESYLEYHSIGRPVIGEVDLHKFEYTQNYLSEHG; encoded by the coding sequence ATGAAAAACATTGCTGTTGTAGGGACGGGATATGTTGGCTTAGTGACCGGCGTTTGTCTAGCGGATCTTGGCCATCATGTCATTTGCATAGACGTAGACGAAGAAAAAGTAAGTCACATGCGCAAAGGATATTCCCCAATATATGAGCCACAATTAGAAGGTCTAATGAAAAAGAACATAGAGGAGGGACGACTAACATTCACCACTAATCATGCATGGGGCATACCAAATATGGATGTTATTTTTCTTGCAGTTGGTACACCTCAGCAGCAAGATGGATCTGCCGATTTAACGTATGTGCAACGAGCCGTGAATGATATTGCCCAGCATATTAATCGAGATGTCATTGTTGTTAATAAGAGTACGGTACCAGTGGGGACAAATGAAAGCATACAGCAGTATTTTAATCAACACGTGGGAGAGCTAGGGCGTGTGGATGTTGTATCGAATCCGGAATTTCTCCGGGAAGGTTCAGCTGTGTATGATATGTTTCATGGAGATCGAATTATCATTGGTGCAGAGAATGAGGGTGCAGCTTTACTAGTGGAAGAATTATATCGTCGATTGAAATTACCAGTAGTCAAAACGGACATTCGTAGTGCTGAGATGATTAAGTATGCGTCGAATGCATTTTTGGCTACAAAAATAAGCTTTATCAATGAAATCTCCTCCATTTGTGAGAAAGTCGGGGCAAATATAGAAGATGTGGCCTATGGGATGGGGAAAGATCGCAGAATAGGAACTCAATTTTTACAGGCCGGCATTGGATACGGAGGTTCTTGTTTCCCTAAAGACACAAATGCTCTTGTCCAAATTGCAGGGAATGTAGAGCATAAATTCGATTTACTTGAGTCGGTCATTCATGTAAATAATCGCCAACAAGTTTTACTTGTAAAAAAAGCAAAAGAACGATTCGGTTCATTGCACGGTAAAAGAGTGGCAATGCTTGGTTTGGCTTTTAAACCCAAAACAGATGACATACGGGAATCTGCTTCTGTAGTGGTTGCAAATGAGCTTATTCAAGAAGGTGCCTATGTAACTGCTTATGACCCAATTGCCATGCCGAACGCATCTAAGGTTCTAAATGTTGAGTTTGCAAATTCTACAGCAGAAGCCCTACAAGATGCTGATGCGGCATTAATTATTACTGAGTGGGATGAATTCAAACAGCTTCCATTGAGCACTTTTTCAGAACAAATGAGAGTGCCAATGGTTTTCGATGGACGAAACTGCTATACACTAGAAGCGATTCAAGAATCCTATTTAGAGTACCATTCTATAGGACGCCCAGTAATAGGGGAAGTAGATTTACACAAGTTTGAATACACTCAAAATTATTTGAGTGAACATGGATAA